The following are encoded together in the Parabacteroides chongii genome:
- a CDS encoding MFS transporter, with amino-acid sequence MNNKKIYPWVVVGLLWGVALLNYMDRQMLSTMKDAMMIDITELESAANFGRLMAVFLWIYGFMSPVAGMIADRVNRKWLIVGSLFVWSFVTLMMGYCTTFNQIYFLRALMGVSEALYIPAGLSLITDYHQGKTRSLAVGIHMTGLYTGQALGGFGATVASAFTWETTFHWFGIVGIAYSVILILFLKDKKDHIVHKIKEVGAAVENPVKGALKGMGMLFTNISFWIILLYFATPSLPGWATKNWLPTLFSENLSIDMSEAGPLSTITIALSSFIGVIVGGILSDKWIQTNVRGRVYTGAIGLALTIPSLLLLGFGHNFLMIVGGGLCFGVGFGIFDANNMPILCQFISPRYRATAYGIMNMTGVFAGAAITDLLGRSTDAGNLGHDFAMLAGLVAIALLIQICFLRPKVANMTD; translated from the coding sequence ATGAATAATAAAAAGATATATCCCTGGGTCGTTGTCGGTCTGTTATGGGGAGTAGCCCTACTGAACTATATGGACCGGCAGATGCTCTCCACCATGAAAGATGCAATGATGATCGACATCACCGAACTGGAATCGGCAGCCAACTTCGGTCGCCTGATGGCCGTATTCCTTTGGATTTACGGATTCATGAGCCCTGTAGCAGGTATGATTGCCGACAGGGTAAACCGCAAATGGCTGATCGTTGGTAGTTTATTCGTCTGGTCGTTTGTAACTTTGATGATGGGCTACTGTACCACATTCAACCAAATTTATTTCCTGCGCGCCTTGATGGGGGTAAGTGAAGCTTTGTATATCCCTGCCGGATTATCTTTGATTACCGACTATCACCAGGGAAAAACCCGTTCATTGGCAGTGGGTATCCACATGACCGGTCTTTACACCGGCCAGGCTCTCGGAGGCTTCGGAGCCACGGTAGCAAGCGCTTTCACCTGGGAAACGACTTTCCACTGGTTCGGTATTGTCGGAATCGCCTACAGTGTCATCCTGATCCTGTTTCTGAAAGACAAGAAAGACCATATCGTTCATAAGATCAAAGAAGTCGGTGCAGCCGTCGAGAATCCGGTCAAAGGAGCCCTCAAAGGGATGGGGATGCTGTTTACCAATATATCATTCTGGATCATCCTGCTTTATTTTGCAACTCCCAGCTTGCCGGGTTGGGCAACGAAAAACTGGCTGCCGACCCTGTTCTCGGAAAACTTATCCATAGATATGTCGGAAGCCGGACCACTGTCGACCATCACGATCGCTTTGTCATCGTTTATCGGTGTTATCGTCGGTGGCATCCTGTCAGACAAATGGATACAGACGAATGTACGCGGTCGTGTCTATACCGGAGCAATCGGACTGGCTTTGACCATTCCATCGCTATTATTGCTCGGTTTCGGTCATAACTTCCTGATGATTGTAGGAGGCGGACTTTGCTTCGGCGTCGGTTTCGGTATCTTCGATGCAAACAACATGCCGATCCTCTGCCAGTTCATTTCTCCCCGCTATCGTGCCACAGCTTACGGTATCATGAACATGACAGGAGTATTTGCCGGAGCTGCCATCACGGATCTACTGGGCAGGTCGACGGATGCCGGAAATCTGGGACATGATTTTGCCATGCTGGCAGGTCTTGTAGCCATTGCTTTGCTGATCCAGATATGTTTCCTTCGTCCGAAAGTGGCAAATATGACGGATTAA
- a CDS encoding AGE family epimerase/isomerase gives MDTKANIAQPTEYLSYWGDVYKNDFLNDVMPFWLKYGIDKENGGYFTCLNRDGSLMDSNKSVWFQGRFAFILAYAYNHIEKNPEWLETCKNGIDFIEKHCFDEDGRMFYEVTATGIPVRKRRYVFSETFAAIAMAQYSIASGDKSYAEKAVRLFKQILYYKNTPGLLEPKFREGFVAKGHSLCMILIDTAARIREAIDDEILTKQIDESIDELRRDFMKPEFKTILETVGPNGEFIDSIPGRTINPGHSIETAWFILEEAKYRNWDPELKEMGLTILDWAWEWGWDKTYGGITYFRDCKNLPQQEYWHDMKFWWPQCEAIIATLYAYEATGDSKYLEMHRMINEYTYARFPDREYGEWYGYFHYDGTLSQPAKGNMYKGPFHIPRMLLKCNLLCQEILSK, from the coding sequence ATGGATACAAAAGCAAATATAGCCCAGCCTACCGAATATCTAAGCTATTGGGGCGACGTTTACAAAAATGATTTCCTGAACGATGTCATGCCATTTTGGTTGAAATATGGCATCGACAAGGAAAACGGCGGTTATTTTACCTGCCTGAACAGGGATGGTTCATTAATGGATTCCAACAAATCCGTATGGTTCCAGGGGCGTTTCGCTTTCATCCTGGCTTACGCCTATAATCATATCGAAAAAAATCCCGAATGGCTGGAGACATGTAAAAACGGCATTGACTTCATCGAAAAACACTGTTTTGATGAAGACGGACGTATGTTTTATGAAGTGACGGCAACCGGCATTCCGGTACGCAAAAGAAGATATGTGTTTTCTGAAACTTTTGCTGCCATTGCCATGGCTCAGTATTCCATTGCATCGGGAGACAAAAGCTATGCGGAGAAAGCCGTCCGGTTATTCAAACAGATTCTTTATTATAAAAATACACCGGGATTGCTGGAACCGAAATTCCGTGAAGGATTCGTTGCCAAAGGGCACTCTTTATGCATGATCCTGATCGATACGGCTGCCCGTATCCGCGAGGCGATCGATGACGAGATCCTCACCAAACAAATAGACGAATCCATCGACGAGCTACGCCGGGATTTCATGAAACCGGAGTTCAAGACCATCCTCGAAACAGTAGGACCTAATGGTGAATTCATCGATTCGATACCCGGCCGTACAATTAATCCGGGCCATTCCATCGAAACTGCCTGGTTCATTCTGGAAGAAGCCAAATACCGGAACTGGGACCCCGAACTGAAAGAGATGGGGCTGACTATCCTCGACTGGGCCTGGGAATGGGGCTGGGATAAAACATACGGCGGCATTACCTATTTCAGAGACTGCAAGAACCTGCCTCAGCAGGAATACTGGCACGATATGAAATTCTGGTGGCCTCAATGCGAAGCCATTATCGCCACATTGTATGCCTATGAAGCCACCGGCGACAGTAAATATCTGGAAATGCACCGGATGATCAACGAATATACCTATGCCCGCTTCCCGGACAGGGAGTATGGTGAATGGTACGGTTATTTCCACTACGACGGAACTCTCTCCCAGCCAGCCAAAGGCAATATGTACAAAGGCCCGTTCCACATCCCCCGGATGCTTCTGAAATGTAACTTGCTTTGCCAAGAAATTCTTTCAAAATAA
- a CDS encoding dihydrodipicolinate synthase family protein produces MERIKGLIDAPFTPFYENGEVNYEPIEAYAKLLVNNGLKGVFINGSSGEGYMLNEEERMKLAERWVEVAPEGFKVIVHVGSTCVKTSRNLAAHAQKIGAWGIGAMASPFPKVNRVEELVKYCEEIACGAPELPFYYYHIPAFNGAFLSMVDFLKAVDGRIPNFTGIKYTYESLYEYNQCRLYKNGKFDMLHGQDETILPCLAMGGAQGGIGGTTNYNGKELVGIIEAWKAGDLETAREKQNFSQEVINVICHYRGNIVGGKRIMKLIGLDLGKNRTPFQNMTDAEEAAMKAELEAINFFERCNKF; encoded by the coding sequence ATGGAAAGAATTAAAGGTCTGATCGATGCCCCTTTTACTCCGTTTTATGAAAATGGAGAAGTGAATTACGAACCCATTGAAGCTTATGCTAAACTCCTAGTCAACAACGGATTAAAAGGCGTATTCATCAACGGATCATCCGGCGAAGGATACATGCTGAACGAAGAAGAGCGCATGAAACTGGCCGAAAGATGGGTGGAAGTTGCCCCGGAAGGATTCAAAGTGATCGTACATGTCGGAAGCACCTGTGTAAAAACAAGCCGGAACCTGGCTGCTCATGCTCAAAAGATCGGCGCATGGGGAATCGGTGCCATGGCTTCTCCTTTCCCAAAAGTAAATCGCGTGGAAGAATTGGTGAAATATTGCGAAGAGATTGCTTGCGGAGCACCGGAACTGCCTTTCTATTACTATCACATTCCGGCCTTCAACGGCGCTTTCCTTTCTATGGTAGATTTCCTGAAAGCAGTAGACGGGCGTATTCCTAATTTTACCGGTATCAAATATACGTACGAGAGCCTGTATGAATATAATCAATGCCGATTGTACAAAAACGGCAAGTTCGACATGCTGCACGGACAAGACGAAACGATTCTGCCTTGCCTGGCCATGGGCGGTGCACAAGGTGGTATCGGCGGAACAACCAACTACAACGGCAAGGAATTGGTCGGTATCATCGAAGCCTGGAAAGCAGGTGACCTGGAAACAGCCCGCGAAAAACAAAACTTCTCACAGGAAGTGATCAACGTGATCTGCCATTATCGCGGAAATATCGTAGGAGGCAAGCGCATCATGAAACTGATCGGTCTGGACCTCGGCAAGAACCGTACGCCGTTCCAGAACATGACCGATGCCGAAGAAGCTGCCATGAAAGCAGAGCTGGAAGCCATCAACTTCTTTGAAAGATGTAACAAATTCTAA
- a CDS encoding ROK family transcriptional regulator, with product MNTKFLITNDCTRSELLKKKIIHFYIANGDATIAELCKEMDLSIPTVTKLIGELQEDGYILDFGKQDTSGGRKPNIYGLNPTSGYFVGVDIYKNKINLAAVDFKGEKVRIEENIPYLMENTPAALESLCRLINTFIDSLPIEREKILAVGVNISGRVKPVSGYSYSRFYFDEKPLSQILEERIKIKIYIENDSRAMLYGEYMQGIVKGEKNILYINMSWGLGLAILINGELYYGKSGFSGEFGHFCFFDNEILCHCGKKGCIETEASGSALHRKLLEKYKEGSSTILAKKIDQNEEITMEDMIEAIQKEDVLCIEILEEMGVNLGRSIAGLMNIFNPELVVLGGTLSLTGEYLSLPVKSAIRKYSLNLVSQDTEIKVSKLGERAGVLGACLLSRSKILGMIRY from the coding sequence ATGAATACAAAATTCCTCATTACAAATGACTGCACACGTAGTGAGCTTCTTAAAAAGAAAATCATACATTTCTACATTGCCAATGGTGATGCTACAATTGCTGAGCTATGTAAAGAAATGGATTTAAGTATCCCGACCGTCACCAAACTGATCGGTGAACTACAAGAAGATGGTTATATACTGGACTTCGGGAAACAAGATACCAGCGGAGGACGAAAACCGAATATCTACGGACTGAATCCGACATCCGGCTACTTTGTGGGTGTAGACATATACAAGAATAAAATAAATTTGGCAGCCGTTGATTTTAAAGGGGAAAAAGTTAGAATAGAAGAAAACATCCCTTATTTAATGGAAAATACACCGGCCGCACTTGAATCTCTATGCCGGTTAATCAATACATTCATCGATTCGCTCCCGATAGAAAGAGAAAAGATATTGGCTGTCGGAGTAAACATCTCAGGGCGTGTCAAACCAGTATCGGGATACAGTTACAGTAGATTCTATTTCGACGAAAAACCTCTTTCACAAATACTGGAAGAACGTATCAAGATAAAAATATATATTGAGAATGATAGTCGAGCCATGCTGTACGGCGAATATATGCAGGGAATCGTCAAAGGAGAAAAAAACATACTATATATAAATATGAGCTGGGGACTGGGACTTGCCATCCTTATAAACGGGGAACTTTATTATGGTAAATCCGGTTTTTCCGGTGAATTCGGACACTTCTGTTTCTTTGATAATGAAATATTATGCCATTGCGGCAAAAAAGGTTGCATTGAAACCGAAGCTTCCGGTTCTGCACTTCATCGCAAACTGCTCGAAAAATACAAAGAAGGAAGCAGCACCATCCTGGCCAAAAAAATAGACCAAAACGAGGAGATCACCATGGAGGATATGATAGAAGCCATACAAAAAGAGGATGTACTATGTATCGAAATACTGGAAGAAATGGGCGTCAACCTGGGAAGAAGTATTGCCGGACTAATGAATATCTTTAATCCGGAACTGGTTGTATTAGGCGGTACATTATCCCTGACAGGTGAATACCTCAGTCTGCCGGTCAAGAGTGCCATCCGTAAATATTCACTGAATCTGGTCAGTCAGGATACAGAGATTAAAGTATCTAAATTAGGTGAACGTGCCGGAGTGCTGGGAGCATGTTTATTGTCCCGAAGTAAGATACTCGGTATGATTCGCTATTGA
- a CDS encoding ATP-binding cassette domain-containing protein, whose translation MLTIRNLQVEYKKESPVLKGINLSMEPGKIHGLVGLNGAGKTTLLNTLYAFIRPSEGSVLYNDTALKRKDIAYLEAENYFYPYMTGREYLNLFPAGKNGFDTESWQQLFHIPLDDITENYSTGMRKKLALLAVLKPDKPILILDEPFNGLDLESAHILTLILQQLREGGKTVLVTSHVFETLTSSCDQIHHIDHGTIDHSYSKEQFGMLQELLYSTIENRASDQIRKLI comes from the coding sequence ATGCTTACAATCCGGAATCTACAAGTAGAATATAAAAAAGAATCTCCTGTCCTGAAAGGGATCAACCTCTCGATGGAACCGGGTAAAATACATGGTTTGGTCGGCTTGAACGGTGCAGGAAAGACCACCTTGCTGAATACGCTTTATGCTTTCATCCGCCCGTCCGAAGGCTCGGTCCTTTACAATGACACAGCTCTGAAAAGAAAAGATATAGCGTATCTGGAAGCCGAAAACTATTTTTACCCTTATATGACAGGACGGGAATACCTGAATCTTTTTCCGGCAGGCAAAAACGGATTTGACACAGAGAGCTGGCAACAGCTTTTCCATATTCCACTGGATGATATCACAGAGAACTATTCCACAGGGATGAGAAAGAAACTCGCCTTGCTGGCCGTCCTCAAACCGGATAAGCCGATTCTGATCCTGGACGAGCCATTCAACGGTTTGGACCTGGAAAGCGCACACATCCTCACTCTTATCCTGCAACAACTCCGGGAAGGAGGCAAAACGGTGTTGGTTACATCACATGTTTTCGAAACATTGACTTCCAGCTGCGACCAGATCCACCATATCGATCACGGCACAATCGACCATAGCTATTCCAAAGAGCAATTCGGAATGCTACAGGAGTTACTCTATTCTACTATAGAAAACCGGGCTTCCGATCAGATAAGAAAACTTATTTAA
- the ruvB gene encoding Holliday junction branch migration DNA helicase RuvB, which translates to MEDDFDIRDTRMPESEREYENALRPLSFHDFSGQAKVVENLKIFVMAARMRKEALDHVLLHGPPGLGKTTLSNIIANELGVGFKVTSGPVLDKPGDLAGVLTSLEKDDVLFIDEIHRLSPIVEEYLYSAMEDYRIDIMIDKGPSARSIQIDLAPFTLVGATTRSGLLTSPLRARFGINMHLEYYEMETLTKIILRSADILNVKCELSAAKEIASRSRGTPRIANALLRRVRDFAQVKGSGEIDKAISCYALEALNIDRYGLDQIDNKLLTTIIDKFGGGPVGLTTIATALGEDPGTLEEVYEPFLIKEGFIKRTPRGREVTELAYTHLGRTRGDGVIGSLF; encoded by the coding sequence ATGGAAGACGATTTTGATATAAGAGATACCCGTATGCCGGAAAGTGAACGAGAGTACGAGAATGCACTCCGTCCCCTTTCTTTTCACGATTTCAGCGGACAGGCCAAAGTAGTCGAGAACCTGAAAATCTTTGTAATGGCTGCCCGTATGCGTAAAGAAGCATTGGATCATGTATTGCTGCATGGACCTCCCGGACTGGGAAAAACGACATTATCGAATATTATCGCCAATGAACTGGGAGTAGGTTTTAAAGTGACTTCCGGGCCGGTGTTGGATAAGCCCGGCGATCTGGCGGGTGTGCTGACTTCGCTGGAAAAGGATGATGTCCTTTTTATCGATGAGATTCACCGTCTGAGTCCGATCGTGGAAGAATATTTGTATTCGGCTATGGAGGATTACCGGATCGACATTATGATCGATAAAGGACCGAGCGCCCGTTCCATCCAGATAGACTTGGCGCCTTTTACGTTGGTGGGGGCAACTACCCGTAGCGGTTTGCTGACCAGTCCGTTGCGTGCCCGTTTCGGGATCAATATGCACCTCGAATATTATGAGATGGAGACATTGACGAAGATCATTCTTCGTAGTGCGGATATCCTGAATGTAAAATGCGAACTGAGTGCGGCCAAGGAAATAGCTTCCCGTAGCCGTGGAACTCCTCGTATTGCCAATGCGTTGTTGCGTCGTGTGCGTGACTTTGCACAGGTGAAAGGTTCCGGCGAAATAGACAAGGCTATATCCTGCTATGCGTTGGAGGCGTTAAATATTGACCGATACGGTCTGGATCAGATAGATAATAAGTTACTGACAACAATTATAGACAAATTTGGCGGAGGTCCGGTCGGCCTGACGACTATTGCTACGGCTTTAGGTGAAGATCCCGGAACGCTGGAAGAAGTATATGAACCTTTCCTGATCAAAGAAGGATTTATCAAACGCACACCGCGGGGCCGCGAGGTAACGGAACTGGCTTATACCCATTTGGGACGGACGCGGGGTGACGGAGTGATAGGTTCTTTATTTTAA
- a CDS encoding lipopolysaccharide biosynthesis protein, with the protein MAGGMKRLAGETAIYGVSSIVGKFLNWMLVPMYTRVLATESDFGIVTNLYAWTALLMVILTYGMETGFFRFMNKKEITLPMRVYATTLFSIASTSVLFLVIIFNALHPISNSLGYASNPEFVGMMAAIVAIDAFCCIPFAFLRYQGKAVRFASIKLFNIFLNIILVLFFLIVCPWLSDHLPALVNWFYMPDYQVGYIFIANVITSVVTFVLLIPDMVPGLREKASFVLLRQMLKYSFPILILGIAGIFNQTADKILFPFLFEDKELANTQLGIYGACFKIAVVLVMFTQAFRYAYEPFIFAKNKDDDSKKSYSEAMKYFIIFSLIIFLGVMFYIDILKHFVAEAYYPGLRVVPIVMLGELFFGIYFNLSFWYKLIDQTQWGAYFSTIGCIATILIIVFFAPTYGYMACAWASFASNLIMMLLSYLIGQKKFPIQYDLKSAAIYSVLAVAFYLAGMLPTIESEFLRLGYRTLLLCLFVGIVVKRDLPLQELPYVGRYFGKKK; encoded by the coding sequence ATGGCTGGAGGAATGAAGCGGCTCGCAGGAGAGACTGCGATTTATGGCGTTAGCAGTATTGTAGGGAAATTCCTGAACTGGATGCTCGTGCCGATGTATACGCGTGTACTGGCAACGGAGAGTGATTTTGGGATCGTTACGAATTTATATGCCTGGACGGCGTTGTTGATGGTTATACTTACTTATGGGATGGAAACGGGATTTTTCCGTTTTATGAATAAGAAGGAAATAACGCTTCCGATGCGGGTATATGCTACCACTTTGTTTAGTATAGCTTCCACTTCCGTTCTGTTCCTGGTGATCATTTTTAATGCCTTGCATCCTATCAGTAATTCTTTGGGATATGCTTCGAATCCGGAATTTGTCGGAATGATGGCGGCTATTGTAGCGATAGATGCCTTTTGCTGTATCCCGTTTGCTTTTCTGAGATATCAGGGAAAAGCGGTTCGTTTTGCCTCTATAAAGCTGTTCAATATTTTTTTAAATATTATCCTGGTTCTTTTCTTTTTAATAGTTTGTCCGTGGTTATCCGATCATCTTCCGGCTTTGGTTAATTGGTTTTATATGCCCGATTACCAGGTCGGTTATATCTTTATTGCTAATGTGATAACTTCGGTGGTAACCTTTGTTTTGCTTATTCCGGATATGGTTCCGGGGTTGCGTGAAAAAGCCAGTTTCGTTTTGCTCCGTCAAATGCTCAAATACTCTTTCCCAATATTGATCTTGGGAATAGCCGGTATCTTTAACCAGACGGCAGATAAGATATTATTTCCTTTTCTGTTTGAAGATAAGGAGTTGGCAAATACACAGCTGGGAATATATGGTGCCTGCTTTAAAATAGCTGTTGTACTGGTGATGTTTACCCAGGCGTTCCGCTATGCTTATGAGCCATTCATCTTTGCGAAGAATAAGGATGATGACAGCAAGAAGTCCTATTCGGAAGCGATGAAGTATTTCATTATTTTTTCATTGATCATATTCCTGGGAGTCATGTTCTATATCGATATATTAAAGCATTTTGTGGCAGAAGCTTATTATCCGGGATTACGTGTGGTACCTATCGTTATGTTGGGTGAATTATTTTTCGGTATTTATTTCAATCTTTCGTTTTGGTATAAATTGATTGATCAAACCCAGTGGGGAGCTTATTTCTCAACGATCGGGTGTATAGCTACGATTCTGATTATTGTATTCTTTGCTCCAACATACGGATATATGGCTTGTGCATGGGCCTCTTTTGCCAGTAATCTGATCATGATGCTTCTTTCATATCTTATCGGCCAGAAGAAATTCCCGATACAATACGATCTTAAATCCGCAGCTATCTATTCTGTTTTAGCCGTCGCTTTCTATCTCGCCGGCATGTTGCCGACGATAGAATCGGAGTTTTTGCGTTTAGGATACCGTACTTTGCTGCTTTGTCTGTTTGTCGGTATCGTGGTGAAACGTGATTTGCCGTTACAGGAATTACCCTATGTCGGACGTTATTTTGGGAAAAAGAAATAG
- a CDS encoding sensor histidine kinase: MKRYLILIYLLSYVLSVVANNSATKEILNAGLKSVTSAREKLEILTNLMDISRQEEQVNYAKELYKEAIAENDDYYKEAALTEILRFYVNNDIKDSTDVYMDEAKRELKGKARDFLVTYMQTIIDVRVVFYTEGESRKKLIEQYQLKLETDKDLSPLEKMSINYLLGMAYSNREEPGNEEKLHNDICTRFKEVITLSENIPLQYSYLFRLNTFNLLTLYSLDPTDQAKYAFQYLYMQKEYAETKEMKKRPYVTKRHLLNAYSCLACTAKTFGKDMATSYYQHFMDLNRQYPEDAPFSADYDRLFTSLNYYRTTDQLLKATQYCDSVMHYFRTADFKIDLSDHIISTLKDKIDMLDSLHLYKDAYQAQKEYTLLLDSTRIRNMNEKLEDLEIKKRVDELVIEKKALEIDLQKSRNQLYMFLSLFILAVSFAIFVAFRLWKIKALYIKLQESNLQVILASEKAQESERMKNAFIKNMCHEVRTPLNAINGFADLITEEDITAEEKQEFSKIIFENCNHITSMMNSVLEIAQLDSNKEELSLSPVNIHLLCSCEMEQLKRLNGKEDIEYQIEGDRQKDMAYTNANHFSLILSHLLNNANKFTDKGHITLAYKAEEEQNRMVVEITDTGCGISPDQREWIFERFTKADDFVPGSGLGLYLCRQIAHRMKGKIYVDPDYTTGLRIILTLPLKPE; this comes from the coding sequence ATGAAACGCTACTTAATTCTTATATATCTGCTTAGTTACGTCCTGTCTGTCGTAGCTAATAATTCTGCGACTAAAGAAATCTTAAACGCTGGTTTAAAATCAGTAACCTCCGCCCGGGAAAAGCTGGAAATACTGACTAACCTAATGGATATCTCCCGTCAAGAGGAACAAGTCAACTATGCCAAAGAACTTTATAAAGAAGCTATTGCCGAGAACGACGATTACTATAAAGAAGCAGCTCTTACTGAAATTCTTCGTTTCTACGTCAACAACGACATCAAAGACAGTACCGATGTCTACATGGACGAGGCAAAACGCGAACTGAAAGGGAAAGCACGCGATTTTTTGGTTACTTATATGCAAACGATCATCGATGTACGTGTCGTCTTTTATACAGAAGGGGAAAGCAGAAAAAAGTTGATAGAACAATACCAGCTTAAACTGGAAACAGACAAAGATTTGTCACCACTGGAAAAAATGTCCATCAATTACCTGTTGGGAATGGCATACAGCAACCGCGAAGAACCGGGTAATGAAGAAAAATTGCATAACGATATCTGTACACGCTTTAAAGAGGTTATAACACTTTCTGAAAATATCCCGCTGCAATATTCTTATCTGTTCCGCCTGAACACGTTTAACCTCCTGACGCTCTATTCACTTGATCCGACAGACCAGGCCAAATACGCCTTTCAGTATCTTTACATGCAAAAAGAATATGCAGAAACAAAAGAGATGAAAAAGCGTCCTTATGTAACCAAACGACATCTGCTCAATGCCTATTCCTGTCTGGCTTGTACCGCTAAAACATTCGGTAAAGATATGGCAACTTCCTATTATCAGCATTTTATGGACTTGAACAGGCAATATCCTGAAGATGCCCCCTTTTCTGCAGATTACGATCGACTTTTCACATCGCTTAATTATTACCGGACAACAGATCAACTCTTGAAAGCCACACAATATTGCGATTCCGTCATGCATTATTTCCGTACAGCTGACTTCAAAATTGACCTGTCCGATCATATCATATCGACTCTGAAGGATAAAATAGATATGCTCGACAGCCTTCATCTTTATAAGGATGCTTATCAGGCTCAAAAAGAATATACCCTGTTGCTGGACTCTACACGGATCAGGAACATGAACGAGAAGCTGGAAGACCTGGAAATCAAAAAACGGGTAGATGAACTGGTCATTGAAAAGAAAGCATTGGAAATCGATCTGCAAAAGAGCAGAAATCAACTCTATATGTTCCTGTCTTTATTCATCCTGGCCGTCAGTTTTGCCATTTTTGTCGCATTTCGCTTATGGAAAATTAAAGCTTTATATATAAAACTGCAAGAATCTAACCTACAAGTAATCCTTGCCAGCGAGAAAGCCCAGGAAAGTGAGCGGATGAAAAATGCTTTCATTAAAAACATGTGTCATGAGGTCCGGACACCATTGAATGCGATCAACGGATTTGCCGACCTGATCACGGAAGAAGATATTACAGCCGAAGAAAAACAGGAATTCAGCAAAATCATTTTCGAGAATTGCAACCACATCACTTCCATGATGAACAGTGTTCTGGAAATTGCCCAACTGGACAGTAATAAGGAAGAATTATCATTATCACCGGTCAATATCCACCTGCTTTGCTCTTGTGAAATGGAACAATTGAAGAGGCTTAACGGAAAAGAGGATATTGAATACCAGATCGAAGGCGACCGGCAAAAAGATATGGCTTACACCAATGCAAACCATTTCAGCCTCATCCTGTCCCACCTGTTGAACAATGCGAATAAATTCACCGACAAGGGACACATTACCCTTGCTTACAAAGCAGAAGAGGAACAGAACCGGATGGTAGTTGAGATCACAGACACCGGTTGTGGCATTTCCCCTGACCAACGTGAATGGATATTCGAGCGGTTCACCAAAGCAGACGATTTCGTTCCAGGTTCCGGATTGGGATTATACCTCTGCCGGCAGATTGCACACCGTATGAAAGGTAAGATTTACGTAGACCCCGATTATACAACCGGCCTACGTATCATCCTGACGCTCCCCCTCAAACCGGAATAA